Part of the Oreochromis aureus strain Israel breed Guangdong linkage group 20, ZZ_aureus, whole genome shotgun sequence genome, TAACGACGTTTTTGCAACACAAAGGATAAAATGAAGGACGGGATTGAGTCATGCATTATTTGTGGAATGTGGGGAAGTGATGCGAATGAAAATGGGATAGATTTGTTGGAGGTACTCACCAGAAATGATAGCAGAAGTCAGCACAGTTCCAGTGCTGTTTCATTGATTTCTGCATGGGTCTCGTTTCACTATACAGGAAGCTGCCAGTCTGCCAGTTTctttatatgcatatatatcCGCCTTCCCATGACAGCTTAACAGAGCAAGGCCAATCTACTAACTACTTTAATTAGTCTTTCTGTCATCAGGATCTCTAATGTGCTGAAGAGGTGTATAGTAACACAGAAGTGGTCAGCTTTGCTTCTCCCGCTTTGTATGTGGCGTACACATCATGCCATTCTGGGCTGGAGTAAAAGCACAAGCAGTGGTGTTGAAAAGCTAAAAGGACAAGCCGAGAAGGAAAGAGAAATTAATTATGTGAGAATATTGTCTATGAAAACCTCAGACCCTTGTCCCCTGTTAAATCCCATTAAGTCTTCTAGGCTTACAGTAATACTCTGACATCAGTTTTAACTTTTGACTTTTGCATGTAAAGTTTGTCTGTCACAGCAGCATCTGGGTGTCCTTGCTCGGGTTACGCAAGTAGAAATTTTCTCAGGAATTGTCACTTGTTTCCAACACACACCACAGAGACTATATTTAACAATATGCAAATACAGCATTGTAACATTTTCATAAATTACATGATCTGCTGCATGCTCTGCCCTGATCTTTTCCGATCTCTTTCAGGCTCagtttttcaattatttatttaatttttttttctgcacttcTGACAAAGACCTCACTTAAGGTCTGGGTCCCTAATCAATACTCATCCTACACATGGCACCTGCTACATTTGGGCTAAATTGAAGAATCTTGTTTTGCCTCAGGCTACCCTTCAGCAAAGGTCAGCCCGTGGTAATATGAGTGTTTTCTTTACAGCCAAAACATCCTACATGTTAAACATTAACCATTAGTAATCTGAAAATGACTAATCACTGGCTTACCATGATGAGCTGTATCAGATAACTACTTTCATCCCTGCCTCGGGGCAAGTATCAGGTTGTGGTCCCTGAAATCTTTTACTTacaagacaagacagcagtGATAAGACCTTTAAGCCTCTGTCTCTTTTTAAACCTTCCTCTGCCTCTTGCTACTTCTTCATAAAGCATCTTAAAAATAATGAGAAAGCCTAGCCTGCAACACCTTTAATATCCAGTATGTGATaacagctttctttctttctttcttttcttttttttaaaagcaatttCTGGTTTTAAGAAATTCATTAAAAAGTAACAGTCTTGCAAAGGCCAAGTATCAAAGATAAGAATTTcagaaacatattttaaaaggtaATATGTGCTGCAAGGACCTTTTTACAAAGTGTATTGGGGGTTGTGGTTGTGAAGATGTGAGTCACATCTTCTGTCAGCCCAAGGACACTGACAGTATGAAAAATGAAGTACAAAGAATGAAAGCATGCATGCCCTAACAATACTATGTGGGAAAGTGCTGACATGACGCTCTGCTGTTTACTCCTGTAGGTATAAGCGGGTGGTGACCCCTCGGCGAGCGGCACTGGCAGTCGTGATATGTTGGACGGTAGCGTTTATTGTGGGACTCACACCCATGTTAGGCTGGAACAACCTGAAGCGCTGCCAGGAGAACGGCTCCATCAGCTCCGACCTCATTACCACGTGCAAGTTTGAAAATGTCATCAGCATGGACTACATGGTCTATTTTAACTTTTTTGGCTGGGTGCTCCCACCTCTGCTGCTCATGCTGTTCATCTATGCAGAAATCTTCTACATGATCCACAAGCAGCTTAACAATAAGAAGCTGAACACCAGTCATGCAGACCCCAACAGGTACTATGACAAAGAGCTGAATCTTGCTAAATCCCTTGCTCTTGTCCTCTTTCTCTTTGCTGTGAGTTGGCTCCCCCTCCACATCATCAACTGCATCACACTCTTTTGTCCTGAGCGTAACAAGCCCAAAGTCGTCCTCTACATTGCCATCCTGCTCACCCACGGCAACTCTGCGGTCAACCCAATTGTCTACGCTTTCCGCATTAAGAAGTTCCGCTCAGCCTTCCGGAAAATCTGGCAGCAGTACTTCTGCTGCAAGGACACATCGGCTCTGGAGACCCAGGCCAGTGACAGGAAAGAGATGCCAACGTTAGACCTACAGCAGGCAACACCGCCTCTTTCTCCTCAGACAGAAATCCCTAAACCTCAGCCTCTGTCTGAGCCGCAGCAAAACCAGAAGGCCGAATCACCTCAAAAACATAAAGGACAGCCATCCTTACTGGGGCAGAATGCAGCCTAAGCAAAGGATAGAGCTGACGCCTGGAGAAGTAATGATCAGTGGGCAAAGCATAGCTCTCTCCTCGTCTAACGTGTAACATGCATTGTTACGCAGGGCTACAATGCTTAGCGGAAGGGAGCCAGTTAAATCACTGGATGAGCAATTGTCTTCACTCAGGACGACTGTATATGCTGAAAGTTTGGTcagaaagagcaaaaaaaagagattGCATATAAACTTGAAATAATGGAAGTCTTTTTCTTACAGTGACTGTTGGTTTATCTTAGTAACAAACTGAGAACACTGAGCTTTAACTGTtttattcaattagatgaaacaGTTGGTGGAAACATTACAAGATGTGCAATATAAGTTATTGTGGTTGGTCAGTATGAGATAATCAGATATTGCAACTTTCTTAAACGTTTATATATTCAACGGAGGCGGCAACTCTTACTACTCTATAACTGTGTGTAAGTTTAAAGTGACAGTGGCTAAAAATTTATGAatgtaataatgtaaatatgggactgaaagcagcacagctgtgAATGAGCATATCTCCTTCAGGGTCTTCACTGGGCAACAATGTGTAGTGTGTTATGATAGAAAGCTTTTTGTAACCCCTTAACTCCTTTATGCAGGAGCCCCCGGTCATTCAGCAGTATCAATCTATAGCAGAAGGAGCGATGAATagggataaaaaaaagaaacaagcagaTGGATGCATCAAGAGGTTTTAACCTTTTAGGTGTTACGTGCAAGAGAGTCGAAGAAGGACAGCAAGTCACCTGGGAAAAACCCAAGATGCACTTAAACCTCCTCCTTGAGTGGATCTCTTACTACCAGCCTCTTTTATCTGATAGTAAGAGTGGGATTTCCCTTTTTACATTAATAACAACATTATCACATCTCAACACCAGAGACAGTAGCAGCCATGGCCTTATTCATTATCTGAACTGGTGTGGGCTCCACTTTTAACTGACCCAGAAATGACAACCTGAAGATGGTGAGTATGTACTACTCTGCAAGATGAACTTTTTTCGCATTAGCCCAAACTGGGTCATGAGTAGCTTAGTAATGTAAGTATTGTAAATGCCACTGACTTTAAGACTGTGTGAGAATGTAAAGTAACTTTCTTTTGTCTCTGGAAAAGACTCAGAGCTTGGGATAAGACACTGACATTCTCCTAAACTGGTGACAATCTCTTCTGTAAGGTTAAGGCATTTCTATCACTGTCTTAAACATCTGACAGGCAGGAGCAGACAGTGAAGCTTGATGTTCGATTGACTGAAAAGACAGGGTCAACAGAAACAGTAAAGCACTCCACCCATGTGAAATGCCTACAAAGTAGAGGCTCGGTGGGCTGTAAATACATACGTTTAAGAGAAAAGTGGATGAATAAATGTTTAAagatgtgtctttttttttagttaatgcAATTTAAAGCCTGGGTTTACAGCTCTGATTAGCACTGAATAGTGAAATATACATATTTGTCTtatgattttatattttttaataaaatgtataattCCTAGTCCGAATGTTACTACTGAGCACAGTGCCTATGTGCTCTATGATATATGGTTATAAAGTAAAAAGCATTTTCAGCagtaaatatgatttttttttaaacttaaattgAATctggttatgtttttttttataaattaaaGAGGAAATAATCACAAAGAATGCCATCATCAGTCATAGAACATCAATGCAGTGCACATCAGTAAAAACATCACAATTCAGTCatggtaaaaaaagaaagtacattTATAGGGTTTTACATAACAGGACATAATAAATCATCATCTAGTCCTAAGAAAATACAACCTGAGGTGAATAACAACCCAAACATATTGCAACCGCTCcttatttatttaagaaaaataaagcaaaaatgcagaagcagtgcctgaaaaatgaaatataattaaGCACAACCTTAGCTGCTCCTTAGCTTCTAAATTACACTGGAAGCAGTAAGTGCTGCTAATAAAATGCACTTGAGGAAGTGATCATCACCatgtgtgagcacctctataaaagcagaagttttggcagtgtgcagatctggagcattcaggtgtgatACAGTGCCAAGGAGG contains:
- the adora1b gene encoding adenosine receptor A1b: MAGTLFSVDSVYIGMEVVIAVASVIGNVMVVWAVKINKSLRDTTFCFIVSLALADIAVGALVIPLAITINIGLQTHFYSCLLVACTVLVLTQSSILALLAIAIDRYLRVKIPTRYKRVVTPRRAALAVVICWTVAFIVGLTPMLGWNNLKRCQENGSISSDLITTCKFENVISMDYMVYFNFFGWVLPPLLLMLFIYAEIFYMIHKQLNNKKLNTSHADPNRYYDKELNLAKSLALVLFLFAVSWLPLHIINCITLFCPERNKPKVVLYIAILLTHGNSAVNPIVYAFRIKKFRSAFRKIWQQYFCCKDTSALETQASDRKEMPTLDLQQATPPLSPQTEIPKPQPLSEPQQNQKAESPQKHKGQPSLLGQNAA